The proteins below come from a single Parageobacillus thermoglucosidasius genomic window:
- a CDS encoding MFS transporter, with translation MSRQTISQRKLLGVAGLGWMFDAMDVGMLSFIIAALQKDWGLSAKQMGWIGSVNSIGMAAGALLFGLLADRIGRKNVFIITLLLFSIGSGLSALTTTLAAFLVLRFLIGMGLGGELPVASTLVSESVPAHERGKAVVLLESFWAVGWLLSAFISYFVIPTYGWQTALLLATIPALYALYLRWGLPDSPRFTSAHKEKTVWNNIAKVWSSAYRKETFMLWVLWFCVVFSYYGMFLWLPSVMVMKGFSLIKSFEYVLLMTLAQLPGYFSAAWLIERMGRKFVLITYLIGTAVSAYFFGNADSLALLMTSGILLSFFNLGAWGALYAYTPELYPTSVRGTGAGMAAAFGRIGGVLGPLFVGYFVGNGLTVTAIFAVFCLSIFVGVIAVWALGKETKQRELA, from the coding sequence ATGAGTCGACAAACAATTTCGCAGCGGAAGCTGTTAGGAGTCGCCGGGCTTGGCTGGATGTTTGACGCGATGGATGTGGGCATGCTGTCGTTTATTATCGCGGCATTGCAAAAAGATTGGGGCTTAAGCGCCAAGCAAATGGGATGGATCGGGAGCGTCAATTCAATCGGCATGGCAGCCGGCGCGCTGTTATTCGGCTTGTTAGCCGACCGCATCGGCAGAAAAAACGTGTTTATTATCACCCTGTTATTATTTTCAATCGGAAGCGGTCTATCCGCTTTAACGACGACACTGGCGGCGTTTTTAGTTTTGCGCTTTCTCATAGGCATGGGTTTAGGTGGAGAACTGCCGGTTGCTTCGACGCTTGTATCGGAAAGCGTGCCGGCGCACGAACGCGGAAAAGCTGTTGTGTTGCTTGAAAGCTTTTGGGCAGTCGGCTGGCTGTTGTCCGCGTTCATTTCGTATTTTGTCATTCCAACATACGGTTGGCAAACAGCGCTATTGCTTGCGACGATTCCGGCGTTATACGCTCTGTATTTGCGATGGGGGCTGCCTGATTCGCCAAGGTTTACGAGCGCGCATAAAGAAAAAACAGTGTGGAATAACATTGCCAAAGTTTGGTCATCTGCTTACCGGAAAGAAACGTTCATGCTTTGGGTGCTTTGGTTTTGCGTTGTATTTTCCTACTATGGCATGTTTTTATGGCTGCCAAGTGTAATGGTCATGAAAGGGTTTAGTTTAATTAAAAGTTTCGAGTATGTCTTGCTTATGACGCTGGCGCAGCTGCCCGGTTATTTTAGCGCCGCGTGGCTTATTGAGCGGATGGGGCGGAAATTTGTGCTCATCACGTATTTGATCGGTACGGCTGTGAGCGCCTATTTCTTTGGCAATGCTGATTCGCTTGCATTATTGATGACTTCGGGAATTTTATTGTCGTTTTTTAATCTTGGCGCATGGGGGGCGTTATACGCCTATACGCCAGAGCTTTACCCGACTTCGGTTCGCGGCACGGGGGCCGGGATGGCAGCGGCGTTTGGACGTATCGGCGGCGTTTTAGGCCCGCTTTTCGTCGGCTATTTTGTCGGCAATGGCCTCACCGTCACGGCCATTTTTGCGGTTTTTTGCCTTTCCATTTTCGTCGGTGTGATCGCGGTATGGGCGCTGGGAAAAGAGACGAAACAGCGGGAATTGGCATAA
- a CDS encoding DUF3147 family protein, which produces MFALVKIVVSAIIIGGVTEAARRYPAFGGVIAALPLVSLLSLFWLYFQGEEIRILSKFIDGVLWGLPATAFLLFVIGLCFKASFPFSLSVALGIVGWGMFLMIQNILFKNM; this is translated from the coding sequence ATGTTTGCGCTAGTCAAGATCGTTGTTTCCGCTATTATAATTGGCGGCGTCACAGAAGCGGCTCGGAGATATCCAGCCTTTGGCGGCGTTATCGCGGCATTGCCGTTAGTCAGCTTATTGAGTTTATTTTGGCTATATTTTCAAGGAGAAGAAATCCGCATTTTGAGCAAATTTATTGATGGAGTGTTGTGGGGGTTACCGGCAACCGCTTTTTTATTGTTCGTTATCGGCTTATGTTTCAAAGCTTCTTTTCCGTTCAGTTTATCCGTCGCGCTTGGGATAGTCGGTTGGGGAATGTTTCTCATGATACAAAACATTCTTTTCAAAAATATGTAA
- a CDS encoding sucrose-6-phosphate hydrolase, with protein sequence MKSEKEQQLIEQAYAEMKKYRDMVEKDYYRLHYHLMPPVGLMNDPNGLIHWNGVYHVFYQWMPFHTGHGAKFWGHYTSCDLVHWKQEKIALAPSEWFDKNGCYSGSAIDNDGVLTLFYTGNVKDEYGNRQTYQCMAMSKNGIDFEKKGVVVTLPDGYTAHFRDPKVWKKDKNWYMIVGAQSNSLDGRAVLFRSKNLFDWEYLGAIAGGNLNQLGDFGYMWECPDLFELDGQEVLLVCPQGLKAEGMKYHNVHQSGYFVGCLDYETAQFFHGAFTELDRGFEFYAPQTMLDEKGRRILIAWMGVPDQDEDKHPTVAHRWVHALTLPRELKLKDGKIYQKPVEELQMLRKDKIAYSGVTIANEEIMLEGINGDVIELYLENIHLLGDMEIVIRSEVRLIYHSGERVLTLERKSFANGLTEKRQCYLEYLHSLHMFLDTSSIEVFVNGGEEVFTARFFPHKNNQTISFAANGQLVFDIEKWSL encoded by the coding sequence ATGAAATCGGAAAAAGAACAACAACTGATCGAACAAGCATATGCCGAAATGAAAAAATATCGAGACATGGTAGAAAAAGACTATTACCGCCTTCATTATCATTTAATGCCGCCGGTCGGGCTAATGAATGACCCGAACGGCTTGATTCATTGGAACGGCGTTTACCATGTGTTTTATCAATGGATGCCGTTTCATACTGGGCATGGCGCGAAATTTTGGGGGCACTATACATCTTGTGACCTTGTTCATTGGAAACAAGAAAAAATTGCGCTTGCCCCAAGTGAATGGTTTGACAAAAACGGATGCTATTCGGGAAGCGCCATTGACAATGATGGTGTATTGACATTATTTTATACAGGAAATGTGAAAGATGAATATGGAAACCGCCAGACGTACCAATGTATGGCTATGTCGAAAAACGGTATTGATTTTGAGAAAAAAGGAGTTGTTGTAACGCTTCCTGACGGCTATACGGCGCATTTCCGTGATCCGAAAGTTTGGAAAAAAGACAAAAATTGGTACATGATTGTCGGGGCTCAAAGCAACAGTTTGGATGGACGAGCGGTGTTATTTCGCTCAAAAAATCTTTTTGACTGGGAATATCTTGGTGCGATTGCCGGAGGAAATTTGAATCAATTAGGCGATTTTGGCTACATGTGGGAATGTCCTGATTTATTTGAATTGGACGGACAAGAAGTGCTCCTTGTTTGTCCGCAAGGGTTAAAAGCAGAAGGAATGAAATATCATAACGTGCATCAGTCTGGTTATTTTGTCGGGTGCCTTGATTACGAAACGGCCCAATTTTTTCACGGAGCGTTTACCGAATTAGACCGCGGCTTTGAATTTTATGCTCCACAAACGATGCTTGATGAAAAAGGAAGACGAATTTTAATCGCTTGGATGGGAGTTCCTGATCAAGATGAGGATAAGCATCCGACCGTTGCGCATCGCTGGGTTCATGCGCTCACATTGCCGCGTGAACTAAAACTGAAAGATGGTAAAATATATCAGAAACCAGTGGAAGAGTTGCAAATGCTGCGTAAGGATAAAATTGCATATTCTGGTGTCACAATCGCAAACGAAGAAATAATGTTAGAAGGAATCAACGGGGATGTGATCGAGCTTTATTTAGAAAACATTCATCTATTAGGAGACATGGAGATTGTTATTCGTAGCGAGGTACGCCTTATTTACCATAGCGGTGAACGTGTGTTGACATTAGAACGCAAAAGTTTTGCCAACGGGCTGACCGAAAAAAGGCAATGTTATTTGGAATATTTGCATTCGTTGCACATGTTTTTAGACACTTCCTCAATCGAAGTATTTGTAAATGGAGGAGAAGAAGTATTTACGGCACGGTTCTTTCCACATAAAAACAATCAAACGATTTCGTTTGCTGCCAATGGACAGCTTGTTTTTGACATTGAAAAATGGAGTTTGTAA
- a CDS encoding glycosyltransferase family 2 protein: MNSFVSVVIPTYNRPYPLAELLESLNRQTYHHFEVVVVNDGGERVDDIIALYPELDVHLIHCRGNVGHVEARNIGVKAAKGELIMLCDDDDLLLPCHMEQMVAEISDVDFVYSDVEIFHYRTENGQRIPTDRFLFAYEYDREAMRKFSTYVPSGSLYRKLIHDHIGYFDPGVHHYWDWDFFLRVSGSFRVKRVATASVLYAFSDAGNNLSRRMDDKRRMYLNRLSEKHGLGNLPMKNFWLLLDEPEVKKRRAESKIVWDGEPIISRLWHLKHHS; the protein is encoded by the coding sequence TTGAATTCGTTTGTGTCTGTTGTCATTCCGACATACAATCGCCCGTACCCGCTTGCGGAATTATTGGAATCGCTGAACAGGCAGACATACCATCATTTTGAAGTGGTCGTTGTCAATGATGGGGGCGAGCGCGTTGACGATATTATTGCGTTATATCCGGAACTCGATGTTCATCTTATCCACTGCCGCGGCAATGTCGGACATGTCGAGGCGAGAAATATCGGTGTCAAGGCGGCAAAAGGGGAACTTATTATGCTTTGCGACGATGACGATTTGTTGCTTCCTTGCCATATGGAGCAAATGGTTGCGGAAATTAGCGATGTCGATTTCGTTTACTCGGATGTCGAAATTTTTCATTACCGGACGGAAAACGGGCAGCGCATCCCGACAGACCGCTTTTTATTCGCTTATGAATATGACCGGGAAGCGATGCGGAAATTTTCCACATATGTTCCGTCCGGAAGTTTATATCGCAAATTGATTCATGATCATATCGGCTATTTTGATCCGGGTGTTCACCATTATTGGGACTGGGACTTCTTTTTGCGCGTTTCCGGGTCGTTTCGCGTCAAACGTGTCGCGACAGCGAGCGTGTTATACGCTTTTTCCGATGCCGGGAATAACTTGTCGCGGCGGATGGACGACAAACGGAGAATGTATTTAAACAGGCTAAGCGAAAAGCACGGGCTCGGGAATTTGCCAATGAAAAACTTTTGGCTGCTCCTTGACGAACCGGAAGTGAAAAAACGAAGGGCAGAAAGCAAGATCGTTTGGGACGGGGAGCCGATCATATCGAGACTGTGGCATTTGAAACACCATTCGTAA
- a CDS encoding MarR family winged helix-turn-helix transcriptional regulator → MQIDDVIEMINEQWTDIYYLLHYVHEDHITHQAVRLLQYIEKNKEATIGDLAKHLAVSHNTASEHIKRLIKKGLVVKRRSSVDERKVFVVLTEEGRRVLYRHTRLDKDKLKKIFKQLDPLDIELIQKAFSILSEGARKCLR, encoded by the coding sequence ATGCAGATTGATGATGTTATTGAAATGATTAACGAGCAATGGACAGATATTTATTACTTATTACATTATGTTCATGAAGATCATATTACACACCAAGCGGTTCGTTTGTTGCAGTACATAGAAAAAAACAAAGAAGCAACGATTGGCGATTTAGCAAAACATTTAGCTGTCTCGCATAATACTGCTTCAGAGCATATAAAGAGGCTAATAAAAAAAGGACTGGTTGTGAAAAGAAGAAGCAGTGTAGATGAGAGAAAAGTGTTCGTTGTATTAACCGAGGAAGGGAGACGGGTATTATACCGGCATACCCGGTTGGACAAAGACAAACTGAAAAAAATTTTTAAGCAACTGGATCCATTGGATATCGAACTTATACAAAAGGCATTTTCTATTCTTAGCGAGGGAGCGAGAAAATGTTTGCGCTAG
- a CDS encoding M20/M25/M40 family metallo-hydrolase — translation MKWQTPQQLKQLLCRLVEYPSISGTEAEISIAKFIAEQLRAIDYFRGNNEFVQLHPTGDGRYFVTALVKKAEQVRDTVVLISHFDVVDVQDYGMWKDAAFSPEELTKRFYEQKQQLPSSVQADLEKGEWLFGRGVMDMKCGLALHMSLIEQACHGAFAGNLLLLTVPDEEANSVGMRAAAPVLVEMAEKYELTYRLVINSEPMFARYPGDKTNYIYTGSIGKALPGFYCYGKETHVGEPFAGLNANFMVAQIASELELNTDFCEVFDGEASPPPTSLLQTDLKEEYSVQIPHRAVALFNLFLQQKPLDDVTDSLIAAAKRAAKRIEKHYDSEASRFAKFETSVPKPILINVFTFAELRKKAVDMFGSKKVEQLEASVLSMEAAKDDREKTITLVDRLAMLCKDFAPMIVLFYAPPYYPAVSSGSDPFVQRLVAKLQKYAQEKHGILLVRQHYFPGISDLSYVGLQQSFASLQTLTENMPIWDCGYQLPLDALAKWDVPMLNIGPIGRDAHQWTERLNVRFAFKELKEWLEYIVGETFVK, via the coding sequence ATGAAATGGCAGACGCCACAACAATTGAAACAATTGCTTTGCCGTTTAGTCGAATATCCAAGCATCAGCGGGACGGAAGCGGAAATATCGATTGCGAAATTTATCGCAGAACAGTTGCGCGCCATTGATTATTTCCGAGGAAATAATGAGTTTGTACAATTGCATCCGACCGGAGATGGGCGCTATTTTGTTACCGCGCTTGTGAAAAAAGCGGAACAAGTGCGCGATACTGTCGTTCTCATCAGCCATTTTGATGTGGTCGATGTACAAGATTACGGAATGTGGAAGGACGCTGCGTTTTCGCCAGAGGAGCTGACGAAACGGTTTTACGAGCAGAAACAGCAGCTTCCTTCTAGCGTGCAAGCGGATCTCGAAAAAGGAGAATGGCTGTTTGGCCGCGGTGTGATGGATATGAAATGCGGGCTTGCTCTCCATATGTCGCTGATCGAGCAAGCATGCCACGGAGCGTTTGCCGGGAATTTACTTCTCCTTACTGTGCCGGATGAGGAAGCAAATTCAGTGGGAATGCGCGCGGCTGCGCCAGTGCTCGTGGAAATGGCAGAGAAATATGAGCTGACTTACCGGCTTGTCATCAATTCTGAACCGATGTTTGCGCGCTATCCGGGGGACAAAACGAATTACATTTACACCGGATCGATCGGGAAAGCGTTGCCGGGCTTTTATTGTTACGGAAAAGAAACGCATGTCGGCGAGCCGTTCGCGGGACTAAATGCTAATTTCATGGTGGCGCAAATTGCAAGCGAATTAGAGCTTAATACCGATTTTTGCGAAGTATTCGACGGGGAAGCCAGCCCGCCTCCGACTAGTTTATTGCAGACGGATTTAAAAGAAGAATATTCCGTGCAAATACCGCATCGCGCTGTGGCGCTATTTAATTTATTTTTGCAACAAAAACCGCTCGATGACGTGACGGATTCGTTAATTGCGGCCGCAAAGCGGGCGGCGAAGCGCATTGAAAAGCATTATGACAGCGAGGCGTCCCGTTTTGCGAAATTCGAAACATCAGTGCCGAAACCAATATTGATCAACGTATTTACTTTTGCGGAATTAAGAAAGAAAGCAGTGGACATGTTTGGCTCCAAAAAAGTCGAACAGCTTGAAGCAAGCGTGCTATCGATGGAAGCGGCGAAGGACGACCGGGAGAAAACGATCACGCTAGTCGACCGGCTCGCCATGCTTTGTAAAGATTTCGCGCCGATGATTGTGTTGTTTTATGCGCCTCCATATTACCCGGCTGTCAGCTCCGGCAGCGATCCGTTTGTTCAGCGCCTTGTTGCGAAGCTGCAAAAATACGCGCAAGAAAAACATGGCATTTTGCTTGTCCGACAACATTATTTTCCTGGAATTTCTGATTTAAGCTATGTCGGCTTGCAGCAATCTTTCGCTTCTCTACAAACGCTTACCGAAAATATGCCGATATGGGATTGCGGCTATCAGCTGCCGCTTGATGCACTGGCAAAATGGGACGTTCCAATGCTCAACATCGGGCCGATCGGGCGTGACGCCCACCAATGGACGGAACGCCTTAACGTTCGATTTGCGTTTAAGGAGCTAAAAGAGTGGCTGGAATATATAGTTGGCGAGACATTTGTAAAATAA
- a CDS encoding glycine--tRNA ligase — protein MSVTMEQIVAHAKHRGFVFPGSEIYGGLANTWDYGPLGTELKNNIKRAWWKKFVQESPYNVGLDAAILMNPKTWEASGHLGNFNDPMIDCKQCKARHRADKLIESALEEKGIEMVVDGLPFEKMEELIKEHNIACPECGSHDFTNIRQFNLMFKTYQGVTESSANEIYLRPETAQGIFVNFKNVQRTMRKKLPFGIAQIGKSFRNEITPGNFTFRTREFEQMELEFFCKPGEELKWFDYWKQFCKQWLLSLGMKEENIRLRDHTKEELSHYSNATTDIEYKFPFGWGELWGIASRTDYDLKQHMEYSGEDFRYIDQETNERYIPYCIEPSLGADRVTLAFMIDAYDEEELEDGTTRTVMRLHPALAPYKAAVFPLSKKLAEGARNIFADLSKHFMVDYDETGSIGKRYRRQDEIGTPFCITYDFDSEQDGMVTVRDRDTMEQVRIPISQLKSFLEEKVQF, from the coding sequence ATGTCAGTGACAATGGAGCAAATCGTTGCTCACGCCAAACATCGCGGCTTTGTGTTTCCGGGCTCGGAAATTTACGGCGGCTTGGCCAACACATGGGATTACGGCCCGCTGGGAACGGAATTAAAAAACAACATTAAGCGGGCATGGTGGAAAAAGTTCGTTCAAGAATCGCCTTATAACGTCGGTTTGGATGCGGCGATTTTAATGAATCCAAAAACGTGGGAAGCATCTGGCCATTTAGGCAATTTCAATGATCCAATGATTGACTGTAAACAATGTAAAGCCCGCCATCGCGCGGACAAACTGATTGAAAGCGCGCTAGAAGAAAAGGGAATCGAAATGGTCGTCGATGGCCTTCCGTTTGAAAAAATGGAAGAGCTTATTAAAGAGCATAACATCGCTTGCCCGGAATGCGGCAGCCATGATTTTACGAACATTCGGCAATTTAACTTAATGTTTAAAACATATCAAGGAGTAACGGAATCAAGCGCGAACGAAATTTATCTCCGTCCGGAAACGGCGCAAGGCATTTTCGTGAATTTTAAAAACGTCCAGCGTACAATGCGGAAAAAGCTGCCGTTTGGCATTGCGCAAATCGGAAAAAGTTTCCGCAACGAAATTACGCCAGGGAACTTTACGTTCCGCACCCGCGAATTTGAACAAATGGAGCTGGAGTTTTTCTGCAAGCCCGGCGAGGAGCTGAAATGGTTTGATTACTGGAAGCAGTTTTGCAAGCAGTGGCTGCTGTCATTGGGCATGAAGGAAGAAAACATCCGCCTCCGCGACCATACGAAAGAAGAATTGTCGCACTACAGCAACGCCACAACCGATATCGAATACAAATTCCCGTTCGGCTGGGGCGAGCTATGGGGCATTGCCTCCCGCACAGATTACGATTTAAAACAACATATGGAATATTCTGGGGAAGATTTCCGCTATATTGACCAGGAAACGAACGAACGTTACATCCCTTATTGCATTGAGCCATCCCTTGGCGCAGACCGCGTGACGCTGGCGTTTATGATTGACGCCTATGACGAAGAAGAGCTGGAAGATGGTACGACGCGGACGGTGATGCGCCTGCATCCGGCGCTTGCCCCTTATAAAGCCGCTGTATTTCCATTATCGAAAAAATTGGCGGAAGGCGCGCGCAACATTTTTGCGGATTTGTCGAAACATTTTATGGTCGATTACGATGAGACTGGTTCGATCGGCAAACGCTATCGCCGCCAAGATGAAATCGGCACGCCATTCTGTATAACGTATGATTTTGATTCTGAACAAGACGGCATGGTGACAGTGCGCGACCGCGACACGATGGAACAAGTACGAATTCCGATTTCTCAGTTAAAAAGCTTTTTAGAGGAAAAAGTGCAATTTTAA
- a CDS encoding YkvA family protein — translation MQTWKRRAKELKRELFVLYLAYKDRRISWLLRLFTLCVVAYAFSPVDLIPDFVPVFGYLDDLLLVPLGIFLALKWMPKEVIDEYRAQAAELAKKEKPKNWFVGGLIIVLYVALFVWLFPFFVERFID, via the coding sequence ATGCAAACATGGAAACGGCGAGCGAAGGAGCTGAAGCGAGAATTATTTGTGTTGTATTTAGCGTATAAAGACCGGCGGATTTCTTGGCTGTTGCGGTTGTTTACGCTGTGTGTCGTCGCTTATGCCTTCAGTCCGGTTGATCTGATTCCCGATTTTGTCCCGGTTTTCGGGTATCTCGATGATTTGCTTCTTGTTCCTCTCGGCATTTTTCTCGCTTTAAAATGGATGCCGAAGGAGGTTATCGATGAGTACCGTGCTCAAGCGGCGGAATTGGCGAAAAAAGAAAAGCCAAAAAATTGGTTTGTGGGCGGATTGATCATTGTTTTGTATGTGGCGCTGTTCGTTTGGTTATTTCCGTTTTTCGTTGAACGGTTTATAGATTGA
- a CDS encoding sucrose-specific PTS transporter subunit IIBC, translating into MNYEHIAKQLISLLGGKENLISAAHCATRLRLVLKDDKKADTKAIESIEGVKGAFSSSGQYQIIFGTGVVNKVYDAFVKEAGLQHISTAVHQEAIKQKMNPLARLAKTLSNIFVPIIPAIVASGLLMGLLGMMKAFKWVAPDSPWYVLLDMFSSAAFIILPILIGFSAAKEFGGTPFLGAVIGGIMTHPALLNPWGLAEAKPEYMHFLGFDIAMVGYQGTVIPILLATYVMCKIERGLRKIVPHAVSLLVVPFVTVIFTGFITILAIGPLGNLLGDGITTVLNFIYHYGGALAGLVFGGLYSMIVITGVHHSFHAIEANLLAKLGVNYLLPIWSMANVAQGGAGLAVFVKAKRAKTKEVALPSALSAFLGITEPVIFGVNLKYRKPFIAAAIGGALGGAYVVFTNVVANAYGLTGIPMIAIVAPEGMQNLVNYLVGFAIAVVSAFIATLLLGFREEE; encoded by the coding sequence ATGAATTACGAACACATCGCAAAACAACTCATTTCGTTGTTAGGCGGAAAAGAGAATCTCATCAGCGCCGCCCATTGTGCGACAAGGCTACGCTTAGTGTTAAAAGACGACAAGAAAGCGGACACAAAAGCGATCGAGAGCATTGAAGGGGTAAAAGGAGCATTTTCCAGTTCCGGGCAATATCAAATTATTTTCGGTACTGGTGTTGTCAATAAAGTGTACGACGCATTTGTAAAAGAAGCGGGATTGCAACATATAAGTACAGCTGTTCATCAAGAAGCAATCAAGCAAAAAATGAATCCATTAGCACGATTGGCGAAAACGTTATCAAACATTTTTGTTCCGATTATCCCTGCGATTGTTGCTAGCGGTCTGTTGATGGGACTATTAGGAATGATGAAAGCGTTCAAATGGGTTGCGCCTGATAGCCCGTGGTATGTGTTGCTTGATATGTTTTCGAGTGCGGCGTTTATCATTTTGCCGATCTTAATTGGTTTTAGTGCGGCGAAAGAGTTTGGTGGCACCCCATTTTTAGGGGCGGTCATCGGTGGGATTATGACACATCCCGCGCTGTTGAATCCTTGGGGATTGGCAGAAGCCAAGCCAGAGTATATGCATTTTCTCGGTTTTGATATTGCTATGGTTGGTTATCAAGGGACCGTCATTCCGATTTTGCTGGCTACTTATGTGATGTGTAAAATCGAGCGCGGATTACGGAAAATCGTGCCTCACGCGGTCAGTTTGCTTGTTGTTCCATTTGTGACGGTCATTTTCACTGGATTTATTACCATTTTAGCCATCGGCCCATTGGGCAACTTGCTTGGTGATGGAATTACGACAGTGCTTAACTTTATTTACCATTATGGCGGGGCGCTTGCTGGGCTTGTTTTCGGCGGCTTGTATTCTATGATTGTCATTACTGGTGTGCATCATAGTTTCCATGCAATCGAAGCCAACTTATTGGCGAAACTTGGCGTCAACTATTTATTGCCGATTTGGTCGATGGCCAATGTTGCACAGGGCGGGGCAGGGCTGGCCGTATTTGTGAAAGCGAAGCGAGCGAAAACAAAAGAAGTGGCTCTTCCATCTGCATTATCAGCTTTTCTTGGAATTACTGAACCGGTAATTTTCGGGGTGAACTTAAAATACCGTAAGCCATTTATTGCTGCGGCTATCGGCGGTGCGTTAGGAGGAGCGTATGTTGTATTTACAAACGTTGTTGCGAACGCCTACGGGTTAACGGGCATTCCGATGATTGCCATCGTCGCCCCGGAAGGAATGCAAAATTTAGTCAACTATTTAGTCGGGTTTGCAATTGCGGTAGTTTCTGCGTTTATTGCAACATTATTGCTTGGATTTCGCGAAGAAGAATGA